A stretch of the Candidatus Bathyarchaeota archaeon genome encodes the following:
- a CDS encoding GNAT family N-acetyltransferase, translating to MSLKEALSFIKTGDHIFIGSACGEPQYLVKGLVEMANHLADNEILHVHTLGVAPYTKPIYSNRFRLNAFFVGINAREAIIEGRADYTPVFLSDLPSLISNNIVPIDVALIQVTPPDEHGFCSLGVSVEITKTAAKKAKLVIAQVNRCMPRVFGDSFIHINDIDIIVEYDEPILELPPSEKDIVSERIARYVSQLIEDESTLQIGIGTIPNAILDALRDKKDLGIHTELLTEGVVDLVEEGVVTCAKKTINKGKIVASFAMGTRRLYDFIDNNPMVEFYESDYVNNPFVISQHDKMVAINQALEIDLTGQVCSDSLGYIFYSGLGGQADFMRGARLSKGGKAITVIPSTAQEGNVSRIKSVLSEGAGVTLTRGDVDYVVTEYGIACLRGKTIRERALSLMSIAHPKFRNELLEWAKSHNYVPKEILPFPSVEYPEILEKFVTLKDGNRILLRPIKPSDATMKQHFFYSLSKETIYKRYFGQLKAMPIKRIWPYVIIDYENEMVIVASALENGVETIIGIGSYVKIPGTKTAEIALVVRDDWQNKGLGTALLSYLIEIGKNKGIESFTAWIFTDNTKMLHLIKKLPYKVEFRIEGDLYHITIKLN from the coding sequence ATGAGTTTAAAGGAAGCGCTTAGTTTTATAAAAACGGGGGACCATATATTTATAGGCTCTGCTTGTGGTGAACCTCAGTATCTAGTTAAGGGTCTTGTAGAAATGGCTAACCACCTAGCTGATAATGAAATTCTTCATGTTCATACTTTAGGAGTTGCCCCATATACTAAGCCTATTTATTCAAACCGTTTTCGTCTGAATGCTTTTTTTGTTGGTATTAATGCGAGAGAAGCTATAATTGAAGGACGTGCTGATTATACACCTGTTTTTCTCTCTGATCTTCCCAGTCTTATATCAAATAATATAGTACCAATAGATGTTGCATTAATTCAAGTAACTCCTCCTGATGAACACGGGTTTTGTAGCTTAGGTGTTTCAGTCGAAATAACAAAAACTGCCGCTAAAAAAGCAAAGTTAGTTATTGCTCAAGTAAATAGGTGTATGCCAAGAGTTTTTGGAGATAGTTTTATTCATATAAATGATATTGATATAATAGTGGAATATGATGAACCAATTCTTGAACTACCCCCTTCAGAAAAAGATATCGTTTCAGAAAGGATTGCCAGGTATGTTTCACAACTTATAGAAGATGAATCAACTCTTCAAATAGGTATAGGGACAATTCCTAACGCTATTCTTGATGCGTTAAGAGATAAAAAAGATCTAGGAATTCACACAGAACTTCTTACAGAAGGTGTAGTAGATTTAGTTGAGGAGGGAGTAGTTACTTGCGCAAAGAAAACAATAAATAAGGGTAAGATTGTAGCATCTTTCGCTATGGGAACAAGGCGTCTCTACGATTTTATAGATAATAACCCTATGGTTGAATTTTATGAATCAGACTATGTAAATAATCCTTTTGTAATAAGTCAACATGATAAAATGGTTGCTATAAATCAAGCTTTAGAAATAGATCTTACAGGTCAAGTTTGTTCAGATTCATTAGGTTATATATTTTATAGTGGTCTTGGTGGTCAAGCAGACTTTATGAGAGGAGCTAGACTTTCTAAAGGCGGAAAAGCTATAACTGTTATCCCTTCAACAGCGCAAGAGGGAAATGTTTCAAGGATTAAATCTGTCTTAAGTGAAGGTGCTGGTGTCACTTTAACGAGAGGAGATGTAGATTATGTTGTAACAGAATATGGAATCGCTTGTTTAAGAGGAAAAACTATTAGAGAAAGAGCTTTATCCCTAATGAGTATTGCTCATCCAAAGTTTAGAAATGAGCTTTTAGAATGGGCTAAAAGTCACAACTATGTACCTAAGGAAATTTTACCTTTCCCGAGTGTAGAGTATCCAGAAATATTAGAGAAGTTTGTAACTCTTAAGGATGGAAATAGAATTTTATTAAGACCTATTAAACCTTCAGATGCTACTATGAAACAACACTTCTTTTATTCTCTTTCTAAAGAAACTATATATAAAAGATACTTTGGACAATTAAAAGCTATGCCTATAAAACGTATATGGCCATATGTAATAATAGATTATGAAAATGAAATGGTTATAGTAGCTTCTGCATTAGAGAATGGAGTTGAAACAATAATTGGTATTGGAAGCTACGTAAAAATTCCAGGAACAAAAACAGCTGAGATCGCTCTAGTTGTTAGGGATGATTGGCAAAATAAAGGCTTAGGAACAGCTTTATTAAGCTATTTAATAGAGATAGGAAAAAATAAAGGAATAGAATCTTTCACAGCATGGATTTTTACGGATAACACAAAAATGCTTCATCTTATTAAAAAACTTCCTTATAAAGTTGAATTTAGGATTGAAGGTGATCTTTATCATATAACTATAAAATTAAATTAA